TAAGGATGTTCAATTTTACTTAATCCTATCCATGAAATCGGCTTGGTCAACCATCACGTTCTCAAAGCCACAGTTGCATCAGTGGCGCAAAGGTAGCTATCTTCATCGAGCAGTTGGAGCTTTATCTAACTGGCGACAAGGAAGTTGGCTGTTGCAATGGTCTGAGGCAATTGGAGCTTGTTTAATTAGCCTGGTTTTTGTATTTGCACCTTTTGTTTCTACTGCTTTAATTGGTGTTTTGTTGCTTGCTGTTGCAGCCTACTGGATTGTAACTACTATTTCTGCATCTAAAAAAGAAAAACTCAGCATTACGCCGATTCATATTTTAGTTTTTTTGTACTGGTGCATAGCGGCGATCGCCACAGCTTTTTCTCCCGTTAAATCTGCTGCCTTAAATGGTCTAGTAACCTTGACTATTTACTTAATCTTGTTTGCTTTAGCAGCCCGAATATTGCGATCGCCTAAACTATATAACTGGATTATCACCAGCTATTTATTAACTGCTTTGATAGTTAGTTCTTATGGTGTGCGCCAGGAGTTTTTTGGCGTACAGCAGTTAGCCACCTGGAATGATCCCACCTCACCCTTGGCGAACGCGACTAGAGTTTATAGCTACCTAGGTAATCCTAATTTGTTAGGAGGATATTTGTTACCAGCGATCGCTTTAAGCATAGCTGCGGTTTTTATTTGGCATGGTTGGATTAAAAAAACCCTAGCGGTGACTATGGTAATTATTAATTCTAGCTGTCTATATTTTACTGGTAGTCGTGGGGCATGGTTGGCGATGACAGTATTAATTGGTGTCATGCTGCTGCTGTTTTACTATTGGTGGCGTGAATATTTACCTCGCTTCTGGCAAATTTGGTTATTACCTCTGGTATTTGGCAGTTTGGCAGGATTGTTTATCTTGGCATTTATTTCTTTAGAGCCTCTACGCATCAGAGTCATGAGTATTTTTGCAGGTAGAGGAGACAGCAGCAATAATTTTCGGATTAACGTTTGGCAAGCCTGTTTCAAAATTATTGAAGACTACCCAATAATTGGCATTGGACCAGGACATGATGCTTTTAATAAAATTTATCCCCGCTACATGGATTCACGCTATCCTGCTCTAAGCGCCTATTCGATCTATTTAGAACATCTAGTAGAAATGGGCTATATTGGCTTGGGGTGCTTTATCTGGCTTTTGGTAGTCACTTTTAATCATGGCATAGGTCAATTAATTCGTTTACGCCAGAGCAAG
This DNA window, taken from Pleurocapsa sp. FMAR1, encodes the following:
- a CDS encoding IctB family putative bicarbonate transporter, with translation MKSAWSTITFSKPQLHQWRKGSYLHRAVGALSNWRQGSWLLQWSEAIGACLISLVFVFAPFVSTALIGVLLLAVAAYWIVTTISASKKEKLSITPIHILVFLYWCIAAIATAFSPVKSAALNGLVTLTIYLILFALAARILRSPKLYNWIITSYLLTALIVSSYGVRQEFFGVQQLATWNDPTSPLANATRVYSYLGNPNLLGGYLLPAIALSIAAVFIWHGWIKKTLAVTMVIINSSCLYFTGSRGAWLAMTVLIGVMLLLFYYWWREYLPRFWQIWLLPLVFGSLAGLFILAFISLEPLRIRVMSIFAGRGDSSNNFRINVWQACFKIIEDYPIIGIGPGHDAFNKIYPRYMDSRYPALSAYSIYLEHLVEMGYIGLGCFIWLLVVTFNHGIGQLIRLRQSKNKRGIYLIAAVAAIASLAFHGFVDTVWYRPQINTLWWLTLAIIASFYDDVSSYTEYKE